Genomic window (bacterium):
ACGAAAAACGTAGTTGCACTGCGCCTTCCGCTGTCTTTTGATAGATGCGGATTAATTCATCAGGATCTGTCGCGGGAATTGGCCGCAGCAAAATGGTATTCGCAATCGTGAAAACGACGGTGTTGATTCCGATACCTAAGGCAAGCGTTAGAATGGCAAAAATCGTGAAGCCTGGCTTTTTTCGCATCATGCGAAACGCATAATGCAGGTCCTGCAAGATTCTGTTCATTTGATTCGAAACTCAACACAAAGGCGCAAAGCGGCAACGCTGTGTAAGAAGGGGAAATAAGGAGATGACGGGGATAAGGAGATAATTTTTATTTTTTTCATCTCCACATCTCAAATATCTCCATATCTCCCTTCTTACACGCAGCTAATTGCGTGTTTTGCAGAAAAACAAACATCAGACGTATAGCAATGCAAAGGCGATAAGCCCGAGCTATGAAACTACCGCTGCTTCTTCCATGCTCTCGCTCTCTTCCACCACGCGGCCATCGAACAGATGAATGGTGCGTTCTGCATAGCGCGCAAAACGGGGATCATGCGTAACCATACAGATGGTTGCTCCTTCACGATGCAAATCACGAAGCAAGTCCATTACGGCCTGTCCATTTTTTGAATCCAGGTTTCCTGTAGGTTCATCTGCGAGCAGAATCGAAGGGTGTCCCGCAAGCGCGCGCGCCACAGCGACGCGCTGTTGTTGTCCACCGGAGAGCTGTGAAGGGTAATGTTTGGTGCGATGCGACATCCCCACTTTTTCAAGAGCTTCATGAACCATCTTTTTTCGATCGGAGGAAGGCAATCCGCGATAGGTCAAAGGAAGCTCAACGTTTTCATAAACAGTCAAATCACCGATCAAATTAAAAGCCTGAAAGATGAAACCGATCTCACGATTTCGCACGCGCGCCCGTTCGGAGAGGGATAGTGTTTCAACCGACTTGTTGTTCAATAAGTATTTTCCTTCTGTCGGAGTATCCAGCAATCCCAGAATAGAAAGCAGCGTAGATTTGCCGCAGCCGGAAGGTCCGGCGATGGATACGTACTCTCCATTTTTGATCATGAGAT
Coding sequences:
- a CDS encoding ABC transporter ATP-binding protein; this encodes MTDQTLINLEGVTKVFLTDEVETHALSGIHLMIKNGEYVSIAGPSGCGKSTLLSILGLLDTPTEGKYLLNNKSVETLSLSERARVRNREIGFIFQAFNLIGDLTVYENVELPLTYRGLPSSDRKKMVHEALEKVGMSHRTKHYPSQLSGGQQQRVAVARALAGHPSILLADEPTGNLDSKNGQAVMDLLRDLHREGATICMVTHDPRFARYAERTIHLFDGRVVEESESMEEAAVVS